A genome region from Gossypium hirsutum isolate 1008001.06 chromosome A04, Gossypium_hirsutum_v2.1, whole genome shotgun sequence includes the following:
- the LOC121203279 gene encoding DEAD-box ATP-dependent RNA helicase 32-like, which yields MTDIQVASLPQALFGRDILSAAKTRSGKTLAFVIPVSGISGPFLNITVMLNQLLCQVLVKLHRERWGPEDGVGSIIISPTRELAGQLFDVLKTVGKHHNFSAGLLIGGRKEVDSEKERVNELNILVCSPGRLLQHMDETPNFDCSQLQVLVLDEADRILDIGFKKTLNAIVWQLPKRRQTLLKIVDKIVTQILI from the exons ATGACGGATATACAGGTGGCGTCTTTGCCTCAAGCGCTTTTTGGAAGAGATATTCTCAGTGCCGCTAAAACTAGGTCCGGAAAGACTCTTGCTTTTGTTATTCCGGTTAGCGG TATTTCTGGACCTTTTTTGAATATTACAGTCATGCTGAATCAATTGTTATGTCAGGTCCTGGTGAAGCTGCATAGAGAGAGATGGGGTCCTGAGGATGGAGTAGGCAGCATCATAATATCTCCCACAAGGGAACTAGCTGGTCAGCTTTTTGATGTATTAAAAACTGTTGGGAAGCATCATAATTTTAGTGCTGGCCTTCTAATTGGTGGTCGAAAGGAAGTTGACAGTGAGAAAGAGCGGGTGAATGAGCTGAATATTCTAGTTTGTAGTCCTGGACGTCTTCTTCAGCATATGGATGAGACTCCAAATTTTGATTGTTCTCAGCTTCAG GTTTTGGTCCTTGATGAGGCTGATCGTATTCTCGACATTGGTTTTAAGAAGACCTTAAATGCAATTGTATGGCAGTTACCAAAGCGTAGACAAACATTGCTAAAAATAGTTGACAAAATAGTCacccaaattttaatttaa